The genome window TTTGCTCCGCTTTGCAATAGTCTGCTAGAGGGTGGCGATCCGTATCTCTGCTTGGCTGACTATGCTGATTACGTTCGCGCTCAAGAAGATGCAGATAAGGCATTTAGCGACAAGAAGCGTTGGGCAAAGATGGCGATCATCAACACTGCGAGCATGGGTAAGTTCTCCTCTGACCGCACGATTAGCGAATACGCCGAGCAAATCTGGAACTTGAAGCCAGTTAAGATTGGTAAGTAAGCCAACCGCTTAAACCGCATTACACCGAGGCCGGTGCGCAGCATATTTTTATGCAGAGCGCACCGGCCTCTTTTTTGTCGAGTTACACCGCATCGATCACTGTCTGATCTGAATCGTTGCTTAATTCGTATCCTCGAAACTCTGTTTCGGGGATATTTTATCAAGTATTCTGATTTTCAATAGGGTATCTGATTGTCTCGAATAGATAATTTTCCGGAACTTGAGCGTGAAGACGTAGTTGGCCACCTAAAGCAAGCCGCTTACTTCACCGCGAACCAAGATACTCGTCTGCATACTTCGCACTTGATTTTATAGGGTCTTGTGGCGAGTTTGAGGCTCACTTTTATGCAATACGATTTAGACGATACTCCTTTGATTCTTACTCCTGCAGAAGCCCGTGTGCTGGGTTGCTTAATGGAAAAGTCGGTTACGACTCCTGATATTTATCCGTTGTCATTTAACGGCTTGATTACTGCCTGCAATCAGAAGACGAATCGTAATCCAGTCGTCGAATATGACGACGAGATCGTCGCAGAGGCAGTAGAAGGTTTGCGAGAGAAGCACCTGCTGTATCGTGTGGATGGTGCAGGTTCGCGAGTTCAGAAATACAAGCATCGCGTGGATGAACGCTTTGGCATCGTGCCTGCCAGTCAGGCCTTGCTGACGGTCTTGCTGCTGCGCGGTCCGCAGACCGGAGGTGAGTTGCGCACTCGTAGCGAACGTATGCACTCTTTTGCTAATACTGAAGCTGTGGATGAAGAGATCACTTCAACCACTGAGGACCTATCGTTCCCGCTATGGCGCCGTTTGCCGCAAGCACCTGGGCAAAAAGAGGCGCGTTACATGCACTTGCTATTTGGCGAAGAAGTTGCGGCAGAAGTGCCTACACCATCGTCGGTTGCCGTTGAACCTGCCGTGGCTTCAGTGCAACAGCGCAATGAACGCATCGCAGAGTTGGAAGGTCGAGTCGATCAGTTGGAATCCGAGCTCGCTGCAATGCAGGCAGCCTTTGCGGAGTTCCGCACGCAGTTTGATTAATCCGATTCAGATCAATATTTGATCTGGATCGGGTCTCAGTTCGTAGCCTCCATGTGTTGCTCTCCGGGCTATGCAGGACGCAGTCGAAACTTTGTTTCGGGGGCGGGGCTTGCCGGCTGCCATTAACCTGCGGTGAGCAAATGTCCTGACAGGCAGGAATGCCTGTATCACTTTACAAGCTGCGGACGACTGCTTTGGCGACGCCTTGCACGCAGAGTTCGGTGACAGGGTAGAGCTCTGGGTAGAATTTGTTTTCGGCTTTTAAATACGGTGGTTCACCAGCTTTTTGGATGTAGCGTTTGAGCGTCGTCTCGCCATCGATTAGGGCGGCTACGATGTCGCCATCGTGTGCGTCGCGAGGCTCGATGATGACCATGTCGCCATCGTAAATTTCGGCATCGACCATACTCTCGCCACGCACTTGGAGTGCGAAACTGCGGCGACGGCTGGAAAAGCCTGCGCTTTGAATGTCGACTTGTAGACGGCCAATCTCACCAGCTGGCTCGACGCGGTCAGGATAGCCCGCTGCGATTGCGCCCATTACGGGGATGTCGACAACTTCAGTCGCTTCCTCAGGGATCTCGGGCATGTCAGGTGAGTCGGGGCGATTGATGCGAAAGGTGCGGGCTTGGCCGGG of Lentimonas sp. CC4 contains these proteins:
- a CDS encoding YceH family protein, which translates into the protein MQYDLDDTPLILTPAEARVLGCLMEKSVTTPDIYPLSFNGLITACNQKTNRNPVVEYDDEIVAEAVEGLREKHLLYRVDGAGSRVQKYKHRVDERFGIVPASQALLTVLLLRGPQTGGELRTRSERMHSFANTEAVDEEITSTTEDLSFPLWRRLPQAPGQKEARYMHLLFGEEVAAEVPTPSSVAVEPAVASVQQRNERIAELEGRVDQLESELAAMQAAFAEFRTQFD
- the lexA gene encoding transcriptional repressor LexA: MKDLTTRQQEILTFIENYEWRNGYWPSIREIQEKFGFASTNAVMGHLRALEKKEMIERIPGQARTFRINRPDSPDMPEIPEEATEVVDIPVMGAIAAGYPDRVEPAGEIGRLQVDIQSAGFSSRRRSFALQVRGESMVDAEIYDGDMVIIEPRDAHDGDIVAALIDGETTLKRYIQKAGEPPYLKAENKFYPELYPVTELCVQGVAKAVVRSL